CAACCCGACCATGCGGCTCTGCACCCATTACCTCAAGGTCAAGCGCGGCATCGCCTTCATGCGCGACATGCTGGGTTATGAGGAATGGGTCAACGTCGTCGGCCTGCGCCATGACGAGCCCCGCCGGGTCGCCCGCCAGAAGGCCATGAACGAAGCCGGCAAGGAGCGGTTCGAGACCGTCCTGCCGCTCGACGCCGCCAAGGTGAATCGCCGCGACGTGTCGGCGTTCTGGAAGCGCCAGCCCTTTGACCTCGGCTTGCCCGACAACAACGGCAAGACGCCGCTCGGCAACTGCGACCTCTGCTACATGAAGGGTGCCGCCACCATCAAGGGGATCATGCGGCTGTTCCCCGAGCGGGCCAGATGGTGGATCGACATGGAGCGCAACGCCCCGGCGCTCGGCACCCTGACCAAGCCGGAGATGGCCCTGTTCCGCGCCGACCGGCCCAGCTACCGCGAATTGCTCAATTTCGTCCGCCACCAGCGGGATTTCGAGGGCGGTCCATCCGATGACTGCCTGCCCTGCGATTGCACGGACTGATCATGACCCAACCGTTTCCCGACACGGTCGAGGCTTGGCCCATCGACCGGCTGATCCCCTATGGCCGCAATGCGCGGACCCATTCGGACGGGCAGGTCGCTCAGATCGCCGCCAGCATGGTCGAGTTCGGCTGGACCAACCCGGTTCTGGCCGACAGCCGGGGCAACGTCATCGCCGGGCATGGCCGACTGGCCGCCGCCAAATCCCTGGGCCTGGATACGGTGCCGGTGGTGATTCTCGATCATCTGAGCGAAGCCCAGCGCCGCGCCTACATCCTGGCCGACAATAAGCTGGCGCTGAATGCCGGCTGGGACGACGAGACTCTGGCGGCGGAACTGCACGCGCTGAATGCCGAGGGCTATGACCTCGACCTTATCGGTTTCTCGGAAGAGGAACTGGATGCCCTGATGGCTCCCCTCGACGACGAGGGCGACGGCCAGGGAGAAGGTGACGAAGACGAGATCCCCGAACCGCCCGTCGATCCGGTGACGCGGCCGGGCGATTTGTGGATCTTGGGCCGCCACCGCCTGCTGTGCGGCGACAGCACCGTCGCCACCGATGTGGAGCGTCTGCTGGCCGGAGCCACGCCGCACCTGATGGTGACCGACCCGCCTTACGGGGTGGAATACGATCCCACTTGGCGGAACGAAGCCGGGGTGTCGTCCTCGGCCCGCACCGGCAAGGTCGCCAATGATGACCGCGCCGATTGGCGGGAAGCCTGGGCGCTATTTCCCGGAGAAGTGGCCTATGTCTGGCACGCCGCGATCTTCGCCAAGGTGGTGGCCGAGAGCCTGGAAGCCAACGATTTCAAAATCCGCGCCCAGATCATCTGGTCGAAGAATCGCTTCGTCCTGGGCCGCGGCGACTACCACTGGATGCACGAACCCTGCATTTATGCTGTGCGCAAGACCGGCACCGGCCATTGGCAGGGGGCGCGGGATCAGGCCACCGTCTGGGCCATCGGCAACAACGGTGATGAGGACGAGGCCACGGTTCATGGTACCCAGAAGCCGGTGGAATGCATGCGCCGCCCGATCCTCAACAACAGCGCCGAGGGCGATTCGGTCTACGAGCCTTTCGCGGGCAGTGGCACCACGGTGGTCGCCGCCGAGACCACGGGTCGCATCTGCTTTGCAATGGAACTGAACCCGGCCTATGCCGACGTGATTATCGGCCGCTGGCAGAAGCTGACCGGCCAGAAGGCCGTGCTGGACGGCGATGGCCGGAGCTTCGAGGAACTCGCCGCCGGGAAGGCAGTCAGCGCAGGGTAATCCGGCGCAGTGAATGCTGGTACTTGGCGTCGGTGGGCTTCCAGTTCAGCGGCTGGCAGCCGAGGCGCAGGTCGCGCTCCCAGAATTCGAGGATCTGCTGGTTGGAATAGCCCTTGCCCCGGAAGTATTCGAAGTCGGTCTGCGACCACTGCGGATGGGCCTTCAGGGCGGCGGTGGGGCGAACGGTCAAGGCCATGTTCACTTCGCCTCCTGGCCGGCTGCGTAGGCGGCTTCCAGGGCGGCCTTGATGCCCCAGACCGAAAGCTCGTGGAAGTCGAGGCGGTCGCCGTTGCGGGTCGCCAGGGTTTCCAGGTCCAGGATGGTGGCTGCGATCTTCGCCAGGGCTTCGTCGCGGGTTTGCATCGTGGTGTTCCTCCGTTTTGGTGGCCCCAGTAACGCTCCATGCCACGGCCTTATCAAGTCGATTAATCAATCGTTTTCAATGGATTATACTGATGGCACAATCCCGCCGCATGTCGTTGACCGAGGCCATCGCCAACGTGGTCATCGGCTACATTCTGGCGGTGGCGACGCAGGTGGCGGTGTTCCCGCTGTTCGGCATTCACATCGCCCTGGCCGACGATCTGATGATCGGGCTGGCGTTCTTGGTGGTTTCTCTGTCACGCAGCTATGTGCTGCGGCGGATGTTCGAACGAATCCGGTGAAGGCTTGGATTTGGCGCCAACCGAATCTACTGTTCGAAATCGCATCCAAGAAAGGCTTCGTTAACCATGTCCAAGTCCGCCCTGTCAAAGTCCGTCCGCGAGGCCACCGGTTGCACCGTCGCCCAGGCCGATGCCGCCGTTGACGCAGTGTTGAACACCATCGTCGAAGGCGTGAAGACCGACGGCAACTTCCGCCTGATCGGCTTCGGCACCTTCGCCAAGTCGGAACGCGCCGCACGTCAGGGCCGCAATCCGAAGACCGGCGAGGCCATCGACATCTCCGCCTCGACGAGCATCAAGTTCAGCACGGCGGCGGCTTTGAAGAAGTCGCTGTAAATCATGGCGATCAATCCCGAGCATGTGGACCGCGCGTCAAGGGCAAGTGACCATCTTGCCCTTGACCAAGCCCTGATGGTGCTGACCGAAATCGAGCGCCATCAGCGGATTTCGTCAACACCGGAGACGTAGGCATCTGCCTTGTTCCAGGAGCCCTCGTCGAGTTCCCACTCGGTGTCGGTACTCTCAAACAGTTTCTCGATGGCCGCCGTTTCGGCCTGCTCCGGCGTTTCGGTCTCGACCTGGACGATGGTACTTTCGGTGACGTCGCGGGTGATGATGACGCTGTAGCGGGGCATGGGCGGCTCCTACTCGGCGATTTTATAGGTGCGACCGCGCCCATCGACCTTCTCGCTGGTGATCGTCAGGCCCAGCTTCTTCTTCAAGGCCCCGGCAATGGCCCCGCGAATCGTATGATTCGCCCAGCCAAATTCTGCAGTAATCTCGTCGATGCTGGCCCCTTCAGGCCCCTTCAGCATGGTGATCAGGGCTTCCTGCTTCGTCCCCTGGCGGGTCTTGCGCGGCGTATTCGCGCCGTCGGCCTCCGTGGGCGCGGTTTCCGGCTGGTCGGCCATGTCCGTCGCCGGTTCTTCTTCCGGGGCGGTGGCCGCGCCCGTGTCGGCCATCATGCCCAACGCGGTGTAGGCGGCAGGCGTGGCCCGCAAGGTGAACGGGATCCCGTCCTCGTCCTCGCGCCAGACCGGCATACCGGGTTCGGCGGGAATCTCCTCGGCCAGTTCCTTCTTGATCAGGCTGGTCAGTACCATCTTCACCGCGCCCCCCTTCAAGGCGGCGGTGATGGGCAGCAGGAAACCGCCTTCGCGGGCGCAGGCGGTGGACAGGATGATGGCTTGGGTATCGGACAACGACATGGTGGTTCCCTCCGGGATGCGGCGCGGGCCAGTCCCGCCGCCTGTACCACCCCAAGCCCCGCCAGCCTGAAGCCGGGCGGAGCGGGAAGGAAAAGCCGTCGATCAGACGGCGAATTCGCCCTCCTGGAAGGCGCTGTCGGTGATGCGCTTCAGCATCTCGGCATGGTGGGCCATGGTCCCGGCGTGGCCCCAGTTGATCTCTTCGGGCGTCCGGTTGAAGTGGTCGGCGCTCAAAGTCTGCAGCCGGGCCAGCATCGCGTCGAAGTCGGACTTCTTGGCAATAAAGGCGTCGATGGCCTGGGTGTTCTCGCTGCGCTTCGTCATGGTTCCCTCCGGTGTTCGTGGGACCATCCATCGCTCTACCGGGCGATGACATCAACTCGATAAGTCGATCATTAGATTGCTTTCTGCGGGGTTCCGGCCATGGGACTGTCGATACGCGCCTATGCGCGGCATCGCGGGGTCAGTCACGTCTCGGTGCTGCGGGCCGCCAAGGCTGGACGCATTTCCCAGGAGCCGGACGGCACCATCGACCCGGCCAAGGCCGATGCCGCCTGGGATGTCCAGACCGATCCGGCCCGCAAGGCTCCGGCACCTGCGCCGGAGAAGGCCACACCGATTCCGTTATCGCCGCCTTCGGTACCGTCAGCCGCACCACTTCCGTCACCCCAGCGTGATTCCCTGCCCTCGACAGGCACCAATTTCACCCAGGCCCGTACCGCTCACGAGGTGGCCAAGGCCCAGAAAGCCCGCATCCAGGTCCAGCGCCTCAAGGATGAGGTCATCGATCGCGCCAATGCCCTGGCCCTGGTGTTCAAGCTGGCCCGCCAGGAACGCGACGCCTGGGTTGGCTGGCCCGCCCGTGTCGCCGGGTTGATGGCGGCGGAGGCCGGGCTGGACCCGCATGTGATGCAGGTTTTGCTGGAAACCCACGTCAGGGCGCATCTGAATGAGCTTGCAGACATCAAGCCGGACTTCCGGTGAGTTCGACGGCGCGGAGCTGATTCTGTCGGCCTGGAGCGACGGAATGCGGCCCGACCCGCTGCTGACGGTGTCGGAATGGGCCGACCAGCACCGGGTCCTGTCGTCGCGCGCTTCCGCCGAACCAGGCCGCTATCGCACCAATCGCACGCCGTATTTGCGCGAGATCATGGATTGCCTGTCGCCGTCGCATCCCTGCCGGCGGGTGGTGTTCATGAAGGGCGCCCAGGTCGGTGCCACCGAGGCCGGCAACAACTTCCTCGGCTTCATCATCCACCACGCCCCTGGTCCGGTGCTGGCGGTACAGCCCACCGTCGAGATGGCCAAGCGCAACTCGCGCCAGCGCATCGACACCCTGATCGACGAAAGTCCCATCCTGCGGGAACGGGTCAAGCCGGCCCGCTCGCGCGACGCCGGCAACACCATGCTGTCGAAGGACTTCCCCGGCGGCACATTGGTGATGACCGGGGCCAACAGCGCGGTGGGCCTGCGCTCCATGCCCGCCCGCTACCTGTTTCTCGACGAGGTCGATGCCTATCCGGCTTCCGCCGACGAGGAAGGCGACCCGGTGGCGCTGGCCTGCGCCCGCATGGCCACCTTCGCCCACCGGGCCAAGGCGTTCCTGGCCTCGACGCCGACCATCCGGGGGCTGTCCAGGATCGAGCGGGAATACGAGGCCTCCGATCAGCGCCGTTTCTTCGTGCCGTGCCCCCATTGCGGCGCGATGCAGTGGCTGAAGTTCGAGCGGCTGAAATGGGACAAGGGCCAGCCGGCCTCCGTCCATTACCGGTGCGAGTCCTGCGACCAGCCGATCACCGAATCGGCCAAGGCCACCATGCTGGCGGCAGGAGTGTGGCGGGCGACGGCGGTGGCCGAGGATCCCGGCACCGTCGGCTTCCACATCTCGGCCCTCTACTCGCCGCCGGGCTGGCAATCCTGGGAGAGCATCGCCCGCATGTGGGAAACAGCCCAGGGCAATGACGACGCGCTCAGGGTATTTCGCAACACCGTCCTGGGCGAGACCTGGGTCGAGAGCGGCGAGGCACCCGATTGGCAGCGCCTCTACGACCGCCGCGAAACTTGGACCAACGGCACCGTGCCCGCTGGCGGGTTGTTCCTCACCGCCGGTGCCGACGTGCAGAAGGACCGCATCGAGATCGATGTCTGGGCCTGGGGCCGTGGCCTCGAAAGCTGGCTGATCGATCACATCGTCATCGACGGCGGGCCGGAACATGCCGAGACCTGGGCTGCGCTGGAGCGGGTGCTGGGGCAAACCTGGACCCATGCCAGCGGCGCGGCCCTGAAGATCGCCCGCCTCGCCATCGACTCCGGCTACGAATCCTCGGCGGTCTACACCTGGGCTCGCCAGATGGGCGTCGGCCAGGTCTCGCCCATCAAGGGCGTCGAGGGCTTCAACCGCTCCAGCCCGGTGTCGGGGCCGACCTTTGTGGACGCTACCGAGGGCGGCAAGAAAGTGCGCCGTGGTGCCCGCCTCTGGACGGTGGCGGTGTCCACCTTCAAGTCGGAGACCTATCGCTTCCTGCGGCTGGAACGGCCCACCGACGAGGAATTGGCCGAAGGAAGCCGTTACCCGGCCGGAACGGTGCATCTGCCATCGTGGGCGGAGTCCGAGTGGTGCAAGCAGTTCGTCGCCGAGCAGTTGGTGACGGTCAAGAACCGCCGCGGCTTCACCAAGCTGGAATGGCAGAAGCTGCGCGAACGCAACGAGGCGCTGGATTGCCGGGTCTATGCCCGCGCCGCCGTCTGGATCGTCGGTGCCGACCGCTGGTCGGAGGCCAAGTGGCGGGATCTGGAAGCCCAGATTGGCCCGTCCAAGACGGTTCAACCCGAAGAAACCCAGGCGGGCCAGATCCGCCGCACCGTTCGTCGCCCACGGCGCATCATCAAGTTCAGCGGAATGCACTGATCATGACTCTCGACGAAATGAAGGCCGAGCGCGAGCGCGTTCTGGCGCGGCGCAACTCGCTGGTCGCCCGCGTCACCGTCGGCGACCGCACCGTCCAGTACGACCTGACCCAGGCCAATCACGTCCTGGCCGATCTCGACCGCCGCATCGCTGTGCTGGAAGGGAAAAAGCCCCGCCGCCGCATTCTTGCCGTCGCCACCAAGGGGCTGTGACCATGCTGTCGGCCTTCCGGCGAAAGGTAGGTGCCCTGATCGGCGGCTTCGAGGCCGCCCAGGGCAGCCGTCGGCTCAAGGGCTTCCAGCCCAGCCGCGCCCACGTCAACACCCTGATCGCCGCCGCCGGGTCGGACATCACGGCGCGCGCCCGCCATCTGGTTCGCAACAACGGCTATGCCCTCAATGCCGCCGAAAGCTGGACCGGCAATGTCGTCGGCACCGGCATCAAGCCGTCGTCGCTGATCGCCGACAAGGATCTGAAGACCCGGGTGCAGCAGCTCTGGCTGGCCTGGACCGATGAATCCGATGCCGAGGGCCTGACCGATTTCTACGGCCAGCAGCGCCGCGCCGCCCGCGAGGTGTTCATCGCAGGCGAAGTGTTCTTCCGCCTGCGCCCGCGTCGCCCCGAGGACGGCCTGACGGTGCCGTTGCAACTTCAGATGTTGCCCTCCGAGATGTTGCCGCTGACCCGAACCGAGATCCTTCCCAACGGCAACACTATCCGCCAGGGGATCGAGTTCGACCGCATCGGGCGGCGGGTGGCCTATCACTTCCTGCGCCGCCACCCCGGTGATCTCACCGATCCCGGTCTGGCCGGCGAGACGGTGCGGGTGCCGGCCGCCGAGATCATCCATGTCATCGACCCGGTGGAATCCGGCCAGTTGCGCGGGGTGTCGCGGCTAGCCCCGGCCATCGTCAAGCTGTTCCTGCTCGACCAGTACGACGACGCCGAACTGGAACGCAAGAAGATCGCGGCCATGTACGCCATGTTCGTGACCTCTCCGGCCCCCGCTGACGTGATCGACTTAGTGCCCGCCGATGACGGTTCCGGCGACCGCATTGTCGAGGTTCAGCCCGGCCAGGTGGTGCCGCTGGAGCCGGGCGAGCAGATCCAGACCTCGGCTCCCGCCGATGTCGGTGGATCGTATGAGCCGTTCGAGTATCGGACGCTGCTGCAGATCTCCGCCGCCACCGGCATCCCCTACGCCTATCTGTCCAACGACATGCTGAAGGCCAATTACTCCAACTCGCGCATGGCCCTGCTGGAGTTCCGCCGCCGGGTCGAGGCATGGCAGCACTCGGTGATGGTCCACCAGATGTGCAGGAAAGTGTGGCAGCGCTGGTTGGATGTGGCCGTGCTGTCCGGGGCGCTCGAGATTCCCGGATATGAGCGCAACCGCGCAGCCTTTATCGCCTGCTCCTGGCTGCCGCCGAAATGGGACTGGGTCGATCCGCTGAAGGATGCCAAGGCCGAGATCGAGCAGATCGACGCAGGGCTGAAAAGCCGGACTCAGGCATTGGCCGAACGCGGCTACGACGCCGAGCAGGTGGATGCCGAGATCGCCGCCGATAAGGCCCGCGAACAGCAGCTGGGGCTGTCGTTTGGCGCCACGCCGCCGGCAGCTCCCACCCATGACACCAGCCCCATCAGCCGGAGGATGGATATGAGCGAACGCGCCTTCAGTATCGACACCGTCAGTGAGGTGACGGGGATTTCACGAGCGAACCTCCACCAGATGATTTGCCGCCGGCATTTCGTGCCCATCCACAGCACTCGAAATGGCGTTGCTCGTGACTTCACGCTGCGGGACATGGTGCATCTCGCCGTCATTTCCGATCTGCGCTCCATCGGCATCGATCTCAGGCGGGCGGTGAATATGGTCGGCTCCTCGGCTGATGGCACAGCAGGGCGGGATATTGTCACCTGCCGCAGCGGCGATATCGAAATCACCGTCGATGTCGCCCGCATCGCCGACCGTGTCCGCGACCGGATGGCGGGGGAGCGGTCATGACGGACCTCCCTCATCTCGCGGCTCGCCTGTATGGGACGCCGCTGCTGGTCGCCCGCAGTAAGCTGGATGTGATCCTGGGTGCTCTCGGCCCCCGGCTGGCTGGGCAGTCCATCTCCTTCGACGGCGATACGGCTCCGTCCGCCGATGTGGCGGTGACGCTCGATGGCATCGCCATCGTGCCGGCGATCGGCACCCTGGTGGCGCGCTCGGGCTACCTGGGCGCCGCCAGCGGCCTCACCGCCTATTCCGACATCGCCGATGCCATTGAGGCGGCGGCCACTGATCCCGGCATCCGCGCCATCCTGCTGGATGTGGACTCTTCCGGTGGCGAGGTCGGCGGCCTGTTCGATCTGGTCGACCACATCCAGGCCATCCGCGCCCAGTGTGGCAAACCCATCTGGGCGGTGGCCGACGAGGCGGCGCTGTCGGCGGCCTACGCCATCGCCTGCACCGCCGACCGCCTCTACGTCACCCAGACCGGTGAGGTCGGCTCGGTCGGGGTGGTCGCCATCCATGTGGACGAATCCGCTGCCGATGCCCAGGCCGGGCGAGCCTGGAGCTTCATCCATGCCGGGGCGGCGAAGGTGGATGGCAATCCCCATCAGCCGCTGTCGGACACCGCCCGCGCCACGCTCCAGGCCGATGTCGATGCCTTGTACGGAAAATTCACCACCCTGGTGGCCGAGCGGCGGCGGTTGTCCCCCGACGCCGTGCGGGCCACCGAGGCTGCGGTCTATCGCGGCGACCAGGCGGTCGCCGCCAAGCTGGCCGACAAGGTCGGCACCCTGCGTGTCGCCCTGGCTGATCTTGGTGCCGTGCTGGCCCGACCCACCGTTTCCCGTCCCATCGCCGCCCGAAAGGAAGTCCCGATGTCCGAACCCCAGGGGGAAATCCCCGTGATCGCTGCGGTACCGCAGCCGCCCGCCCAGCCCAACGCCGATCTGGAGCAGCGCCTGCGGGCCGAATATGCCGAGATCAGCGCCATTTCTGCCCAAGCCGCTCGCCTGGGCGTGACCATCGATCCGGCGGAAGCCATGGCCAAGGGTATCCGCCCCGAGGCCCTGCGCCGCACCGTGCTGGATCAACTGGCCGAGCGTTCCGATGCCACCGACGTGGTCGCCGCCGCTCCGGCGGGTGCGGCCCCCAAGGCGGACACAGAAAGCCCCATCGTCCGGCGTGCCCGTGAAGCCGCCGCCCGGAAATAAGGACACGCTGCCATGCCTGTGCTGAATGCTTCGCC
The sequence above is drawn from the Magnetospirillum sp. 15-1 genome and encodes:
- a CDS encoding S49 family peptidase, which gives rise to MTDLPHLAARLYGTPLLVARSKLDVILGALGPRLAGQSISFDGDTAPSADVAVTLDGIAIVPAIGTLVARSGYLGAASGLTAYSDIADAIEAAATDPGIRAILLDVDSSGGEVGGLFDLVDHIQAIRAQCGKPIWAVADEAALSAAYAIACTADRLYVTQTGEVGSVGVVAIHVDESAADAQAGRAWSFIHAGAAKVDGNPHQPLSDTARATLQADVDALYGKFTTLVAERRRLSPDAVRATEAAVYRGDQAVAAKLADKVGTLRVALADLGAVLARPTVSRPIAARKEVPMSEPQGEIPVIAAVPQPPAQPNADLEQRLRAEYAEISAISAQAARLGVTIDPAEAMAKGIRPEALRRTVLDQLAERSDATDVVAAAPAGAAPKADTESPIVRRAREAAARK
- a CDS encoding elements of external origin — protein: MGLSIRAYARHRGVSHVSVLRAAKAGRISQEPDGTIDPAKADAAWDVQTDPARKAPAPAPEKATPIPLSPPSVPSAAPLPSPQRDSLPSTGTNFTQARTAHEVAKAQKARIQVQRLKDEVIDRANALALVFKLARQERDAWVGWPARVAGLMAAEAGLDPHVMQVLLETHVRAHLNELADIKPDFR
- a CDS encoding phage portal protein, whose product is MLSAFRRKVGALIGGFEAAQGSRRLKGFQPSRAHVNTLIAAAGSDITARARHLVRNNGYALNAAESWTGNVVGTGIKPSSLIADKDLKTRVQQLWLAWTDESDAEGLTDFYGQQRRAAREVFIAGEVFFRLRPRRPEDGLTVPLQLQMLPSEMLPLTRTEILPNGNTIRQGIEFDRIGRRVAYHFLRRHPGDLTDPGLAGETVRVPAAEIIHVIDPVESGQLRGVSRLAPAIVKLFLLDQYDDAELERKKIAAMYAMFVTSPAPADVIDLVPADDGSGDRIVEVQPGQVVPLEPGEQIQTSAPADVGGSYEPFEYRTLLQISAATGIPYAYLSNDMLKANYSNSRMALLEFRRRVEAWQHSVMVHQMCRKVWQRWLDVAVLSGALEIPGYERNRAAFIACSWLPPKWDWVDPLKDAKAEIEQIDAGLKSRTQALAERGYDAEQVDAEIAADKAREQQLGLSFGATPPAAPTHDTSPISRRMDMSERAFSIDTVSEVTGISRANLHQMICRRHFVPIHSTRNGVARDFTLRDMVHLAVISDLRSIGIDLRRAVNMVGSSADGTAGRDIVTCRSGDIEITVDVARIADRVRDRMAGERS
- a CDS encoding phage terminase large subunit family protein, whose amino-acid sequence is MSLQTSSRTSGEFDGAELILSAWSDGMRPDPLLTVSEWADQHRVLSSRASAEPGRYRTNRTPYLREIMDCLSPSHPCRRVVFMKGAQVGATEAGNNFLGFIIHHAPGPVLAVQPTVEMAKRNSRQRIDTLIDESPILRERVKPARSRDAGNTMLSKDFPGGTLVMTGANSAVGLRSMPARYLFLDEVDAYPASADEEGDPVALACARMATFAHRAKAFLASTPTIRGLSRIEREYEASDQRRFFVPCPHCGAMQWLKFERLKWDKGQPASVHYRCESCDQPITESAKATMLAAGVWRATAVAEDPGTVGFHISALYSPPGWQSWESIARMWETAQGNDDALRVFRNTVLGETWVESGEAPDWQRLYDRRETWTNGTVPAGGLFLTAGADVQKDRIEIDVWAWGRGLESWLIDHIVIDGGPEHAETWAALERVLGQTWTHASGAALKIARLAIDSGYESSAVYTWARQMGVGQVSPIKGVEGFNRSSPVSGPTFVDATEGGKKVRRGARLWTVAVSTFKSETYRFLRLERPTDEELAEGSRYPAGTVHLPSWAESEWCKQFVAEQLVTVKNRRGFTKLEWQKLRERNEALDCRVYARAAVWIVGADRWSEAKWRDLEAQIGPSKTVQPEETQAGQIRRTVRRPRRIIKFSGMH
- a CDS encoding site-specific DNA-methyltransferase; this translates as MTQPFPDTVEAWPIDRLIPYGRNARTHSDGQVAQIAASMVEFGWTNPVLADSRGNVIAGHGRLAAAKSLGLDTVPVVILDHLSEAQRRAYILADNKLALNAGWDDETLAAELHALNAEGYDLDLIGFSEEELDALMAPLDDEGDGQGEGDEDEIPEPPVDPVTRPGDLWILGRHRLLCGDSTVATDVERLLAGATPHLMVTDPPYGVEYDPTWRNEAGVSSSARTGKVANDDRADWREAWALFPGEVAYVWHAAIFAKVVAESLEANDFKIRAQIIWSKNRFVLGRGDYHWMHEPCIYAVRKTGTGHWQGARDQATVWAIGNNGDEDEATVHGTQKPVECMRRPILNNSAEGDSVYEPFAGSGTTVVAAETTGRICFAMELNPAYADVIIGRWQKLTGQKAVLDGDGRSFEELAAGKAVSAG
- a CDS encoding phosphoadenosine phosphosulfate reductase family protein, coding for MTRNPYRIDGPALVSFSGGRTSGYMLHQILDAHDGQLPADIHVVFFNTGREFEQTLRFVHECSVRWSVPITWLEFDPAEPFDTSVVGYNSASRDGEPFEKIIKVRGFLPNPTMRLCTHYLKVKRGIAFMRDMLGYEEWVNVVGLRHDEPRRVARQKAMNEAGKERFETVLPLDAAKVNRRDVSAFWKRQPFDLGLPDNNGKTPLGNCDLCYMKGAATIKGIMRLFPERARWWIDMERNAPALGTLTKPEMALFRADRPSYRELLNFVRHQRDFEGGPSDDCLPCDCTD
- a CDS encoding HU family DNA-binding protein, which encodes MSKSALSKSVREATGCTVAQADAAVDAVLNTIVEGVKTDGNFRLIGFGTFAKSERAARQGRNPKTGEAIDISASTSIKFSTAAALKKSL
- a CDS encoding DUF3489 domain-containing protein encodes the protein MSLSDTQAIILSTACAREGGFLLPITAALKGGAVKMVLTSLIKKELAEEIPAEPGMPVWREDEDGIPFTLRATPAAYTALGMMADTGAATAPEEEPATDMADQPETAPTEADGANTPRKTRQGTKQEALITMLKGPEGASIDEITAEFGWANHTIRGAIAGALKKKLGLTITSEKVDGRGRTYKIAE